One stretch of Janibacter limosus DNA includes these proteins:
- a CDS encoding helix-turn-helix domain-containing protein, protein MTEDIDSNLSRQRELYGASLRELADRVMTALGLTQGRLAEALGLSAPMLSQLLSGRRVKIGNPAVVQRLQELLATAEAAPGLTPDEIAARIAAAREVQGTFTTSRQPGEGDHVTAMAVLRRTASVDDLVDASRLIRDRHPRLAALLQEAAEDSTRG, encoded by the coding sequence ATGACCGAGGACATCGACAGCAACCTCAGCCGTCAGCGCGAGTTGTACGGAGCGTCGTTGCGCGAGCTCGCTGACCGCGTCATGACGGCGCTCGGCCTGACCCAGGGGCGTCTCGCGGAGGCCCTGGGCCTCTCGGCGCCGATGCTCTCCCAGCTGCTCTCCGGTCGCCGGGTCAAGATCGGCAACCCCGCGGTCGTCCAGCGGCTCCAGGAGCTGCTCGCCACGGCGGAGGCGGCGCCCGGGCTCACCCCGGACGAGATCGCTGCCCGCATCGCGGCGGCCAGAGAGGTGCAGGGGACCTTCACGACGAGTCGCCAGCCCGGGGAGGGCGACCACGTCACCGCCATGGCGGTGCTGCGCCGGACGGCGTCAGTGGACGATCTCGTCGACGCCTCCCGCCTCATCCGCGATCGGCACCCGCGTCTGGCTGCCCTGCTGCAGGAGGCGGCAGAGGACTCGACCCGTGGGTGA
- a CDS encoding serine/threonine-protein kinase encodes MGEVFAGRYELLDLIGEGGMGSVWRVHDRRTDEVVAAKVLRQSDAVSLLRFVRETALRIQHPHVVTPLGWAGEDDRVLFTMPIVDGGSVATLVGDHGPLPAPFVAEILRQLLDALATVHGSGIVHRDVKPANILLRATGSERPFAYLTDFGIAVGLDGPRLTETDAVIGTRGYMAPEQRRGQLTPASDLYAVGAVALEMLTAQRPPVDGALEAIRPDDVPDSLWELMSALLAEDPASRPDASGARDALTVTELAWVPGAAGDVEVLRQVFDTEGDDAGLLEPTTSVRGRQDEDEGGASPGPRPQRQPQRRPQPWIAVVVAAVAAVVITGVLLVWSPWSGESSGGDGAGPGTTSSSASTPTSPDESETSSSPASESSEPTRTTGSVEVGVVVTRVGQQCAFSDVGMRETTSDGVDVQCRRAGDGAYSWERAEP; translated from the coding sequence GTGGGTGAGGTCTTCGCCGGCCGCTACGAGCTGCTCGACCTCATCGGTGAGGGCGGGATGGGCTCGGTGTGGCGGGTCCACGATCGGCGCACCGACGAGGTCGTCGCGGCCAAGGTGCTGCGCCAGTCCGACGCTGTCTCGCTGCTGCGCTTCGTGCGCGAGACCGCCCTGCGCATCCAGCACCCGCACGTCGTCACCCCGCTCGGCTGGGCCGGGGAGGACGACCGGGTCCTCTTCACCATGCCGATCGTCGACGGAGGCTCCGTCGCCACACTCGTCGGGGACCACGGGCCGCTCCCGGCCCCCTTCGTGGCCGAGATCCTGCGTCAGCTGCTCGACGCGCTGGCCACCGTGCACGGCTCCGGCATCGTCCATCGCGACGTCAAGCCTGCCAACATCCTGCTGCGCGCCACCGGGAGCGAGCGTCCATTTGCGTACCTGACCGACTTCGGGATCGCCGTCGGCCTCGACGGCCCTCGGCTCACCGAGACGGACGCGGTCATCGGTACTCGCGGCTACATGGCGCCGGAGCAGCGTCGGGGACAGCTCACTCCGGCGAGCGACCTCTACGCGGTGGGCGCAGTCGCGCTCGAGATGCTCACCGCCCAACGCCCTCCCGTGGACGGAGCGCTCGAAGCGATCCGACCGGATGACGTGCCCGACTCCCTCTGGGAGCTCATGAGCGCGCTCTTGGCCGAGGACCCGGCGTCGCGGCCCGACGCCTCCGGTGCTCGGGACGCGCTCACCGTCACCGAGCTCGCGTGGGTGCCAGGGGCCGCAGGTGATGTCGAGGTCCTGCGTCAGGTCTTCGACACCGAGGGTGACGACGCCGGACTCCTTGAGCCCACCACCTCGGTGAGGGGTCGCCAGGACGAGGACGAAGGGGGCGCATCCCCTGGTCCTCGACCGCAGCGGCAGCCGCAACGTCGACCGCAGCCGTGGATCGCCGTCGTCGTGGCCGCGGTGGCTGCGGTGGTCATCACGGGTGTCCTGCTCGTCTGGTCCCCGTGGTCGGGGGAGAGCTCCGGCGGGGACGGCGCGGGCCCGGGCACGACCTCATCGAGCGCCAGCACGCCGACCAGCCCGGACGAGAGCGAGACCAGCTCGTCGCCTGCCAGCGAGTCGTCGGAGCCGACCCGCACGACCGGGTCCGTCGAGGTCGGGGTCGTCGTCACCCGTGTCGGGCAGCAGTGCGCCTTCAGCGATGTCGGTATGCGGGAGACGACCTCGGACGGCGTCGACGTGCAGTGCCGTCGCGCTGGTGACGGCGCCTACTCCTGGGAACGCGCCGAGCCCTGA